The Acidobacteriota bacterium region TTTCGTTTTTCTTACGTCGAACTCACGTTATTCAGTTCCAGGCATGCTGTCTGAACCTTTGTGGTTCAATGGGTTACACAACCGTTGAGTTTAACTTTATGCGCTACGTGATTGTTGATCTGGAAGCCACCTGCTGGGAAAATACCCGCCGACCCGACCGGATGGAAATCATTGAGATTGGGGCGGTTCATCTGGCTTCGGCGGTGGGGCCTGATACGGATGAATTCGGGCGATTTGTGCGTCCGATTGTCGAACCAACCCTCAGCGACTTCTGCACCCAACTCACCTCCATTACTCAGGCGGAGGTTGATGCGGCAGAGACGTTTCCAACGGTTTTTGCCGACTTTCTCGACTGGATTGGGCCAGAACCGTTTGTGCTGTGTTCGTGGGGCGCCTATGACCTGGGTCAATTTCGCACTGACTGCCTGCGCCACAAGGTTCCCTTTCCTGAGACTTTTGAGCGGCATGTCAATCTGAAAAAAGAGTTTGCGCGAGTGTTTGGAATCCGTCCGTGTGGAATGGCCAAAGCTCTGGCTCACGCGGGGCTCACGCTCAAAGGAACCCATCATCGCGGGATTAACGATGCCCGCAACATTGCCAGACTGGCCGAACTGGTTTTGCCGCAACTTGAACAAACAGGTTTTATTGAAGGGCTGTGATAAGGCTCTCCTCCCAGATATGGCTTATTGTTTGTATCCAGGGAACTTCAGTGCCAGAGTTAACCTCTTTCTATGGCGGATTCTGTCGAAAAAATACAATCAGACTTCAACCGAATCGCACAGCTCACAGAAAGCGATCCTCCGCATCCGATTCTGTATCAGGTATTTTTACTCCAACAAGTGCCGAAGAATTGCGCACATGTGCTTGATGTCGGATGTGGTACAGGTAATTTTGCGCGGTTACTGGCAACACGTGCAGAACGTGTTACTGGCATTGATCTGTCTCCCGAAATGATTCGGATTGCTCGAGCACAACAACCAGTGCTGGAAAATATTGAATACCATTGCGGGGACTTCTTTGAATTTCCTTTTGAGACTGAATCTTTTGATTGTGTAGTGTCACTTGCAACGCTTCACCATTTTGAACTTCAATCAGCGCTGACACGAATGAAAACGATTCTCAAGCCGGGCGGTACGCTCATTATCCAGGACTTGCGGACTGATGCAACTTTGATTGAACGGATGTTATCTGTCGTAGCCCTGGGCGTCACGACCTGGCGAAACCTGTGGTACACAGGCCAGTTTCGTCAAAGACGCGAGAGCCGAACTGCCTGGCAGGAACATGCCCAGGGAGAACAGTACCTGACAATGAACGAAGTTAAAGAACTCTGTCATACGCTTCTGCCGGGAGCAACTGGCTATCGTCATCTTCTTTGGCGGTATTCGCTGGTGTGGACAAAGCCACTCTCTCAATGACTGGATTGCTCTCTCATTGGGACAACAAAGTACCCAGTCGGCTGATAAATGGGCAATGAGAAACAGTGACGAAAATCAAAAAGTGTGGGCAATGATGTCAATCATTTGCTACACTGCCCTGCCCTGAAAATGCGGCAAATCCATCTTTTCAAGGAGGATATGGTTATGGATACCAACGAATTCGAGGAAATGTACTGCTTTTGAGCCCTCAAGCAAACGACGCAAGGGCTTCCCATCCGAAACCCACGTGAAGCGTGGGCATCGTGTTGTTCACACAGAGAAAGAGCTTCAGGAAAAACTTGGCCGAAACGACCTCTGCCCATGCGGCTCTGGTCACCGATTTCAAACACTGCTGTCTTGCCACCGGCAGGTTTGATGGCTCGCTCCGTGACCATTACTTTTAGAGAATGAAACTGACTGAAGGTACACTCTGGCTCACAGAGTGTACCTTTTCCAAAAACTACACTGCCAAAGGCATTCAAACCACTGCTCAAGAAAGGGTTTTATGAACCAGATCACTCTGAGAATAGTGTTGATATGTGTTTGTTTGATAACAGGTTCAGTGCCGGTCTTTTCTCAGGAACCGAATGCCGAAGTTCCCTTTTTGGGAAAGAAGCTGGAAGTGTACGAACTCCGTCCTGGGCTGGCTATTACTGTGATTCGAAATACAGCCGGTCATATCAAAAAGTATCACATTGTCCCAATTCACCTCACTGGCGAATCTATTGGTTCCTGGGTTTCTCTAAATGAGACAGTGGTCAAAGAACTTATTGACGAACTGGTTCCTCGTGAACTCCGGGGAGCAAAAAATCAATTCCATGGCATAACTCTTTGCTCCGGTGGGTCCTGCTCAACTTACTATGGCTATGAGCGGGTTTCCATTCACTACATCTGGCCCTCCAGACCTTCAGCAAGTCAACCAGTTCTAACCATTGAGTTTCTGGATCAGGTTGAGGCTGGATCAGGAAATCAACCAACTGGTCAGGCCGAGGCAAATTTCCAATAAATCCTGCCTTGTCAATTCCACTTTATCAACATATCTTCTTTGTTGATACAAAAGAGTACCGTCATGAAAATTCAGGTTCAAAAATGGGGCAATAGTCTTGCGTTGCGCATTCCTAAATCGTTTGCCATTGAGACCAAAATTGATCAAGGAACGATAGTGGAACTTTAACTAATTGATGGCAAACTGGTTATCGAACCAGTTACCGAGATCAATTACTTACTTGATCAGTTATTGGCCAGAGTGACGGCGGAAAATCTCCACTCTGAAATTGACTTCAGCTCGCCGGAAGGGAATGAGGTCTGGTGAGCCTGAGCTATAACTGAGATGCTAAATATCCAACTAAACCATCTGGCCGCTCCTTTGGACTGGTACCAAAAACAGCGATGCAATATCTTTCTCCTTTTCCTGGCTTTCGAAAAACATTGATCCTGGAGCGACGTGAAGAAGAACTTCGTCATGCAATAAAATGCAATCTGAAGCTTGAGAAAATCCAACGAGCCGCAGAACGAGTTCGAACAGCGCACCTTCATCTATTAAAAGCGCTTCGCCACGAACTGGCTCCGTGTGATGAAGCGAATGAAGCATCCCTTATCCGGCTGCAAAACCTATCCCGTGCATCTGAGGAGTGGGAGCACAAACCTGTTGAGACAATCATTCAAATGTATGGAGATGACCAGACCTGATCAAATCCAGGGGTTTTATGCTGTGGAGTGTGGCATCAAGTTATCGCACTCTTCTTGAAAGATTTTGACATGGGAACTTTTACCTGTGAATGTGGTCACGTAATTCGTGACACGACCTATCCAACTGATGGTGCCGGTATGCTTTACTGGGAAGCAGATCAGGAAGCGATACATGTTCAAGCAACAAGCGCCGTGCGTGACTTTCTCGCAGTGCGTGCCAGTTATCAGCGGGATTGGTGGCTGAGATCTTTCTTTTCCACTGAGTATCCAGTTGACCTGGATGATGCAGCTATCATTGATGATATTTACTCAAAATTTGCATTTGAGTATGGCCTGAGCGTGTACCAGTGCCCAAAATGTCAGCGAATATATGTGCAAAAAAGGTCATTTGAAAATCGGTGGATTGGGTACAAAACCGAGTTTGATACAAAATGAGGAACCAAAATGGAACGAGATGCCTTCTGGCAATTAATTAATACGGTTCGAACCGAAGCCAGGAATGATGAAACACAATTTGAATCAATCCTCATTCCTCACTTAGAGAAGCTGGAACTCACTGATTTGGTTGAATTTGACTATCATCTCAGAGAACTCGTCGCCCAGGCATATCTCAACCAACTCTGGGGTGCAGCCTACATTATCAACGGAGGTGCTTCGGGAGACGGATTTTATTACTTTCGGTCGTGGCTGGTGATGCAGGGCAAAGAGGTGTATGAAAAAGCGCTGACGGATCCAGATTCACTGGTCGAAGTCTGCGACCAGATCAATTCGGACGCTGAGGCTGAGGAAGTTCTCTATGCTGCAGTCAATGTGTATCGGGAAAAAACAGATGAAGACTTTGAGTCAATGATTGATCCGGGTGATATTGGGGAGGTCTGGCCGACAGATCCTGATTGGAAGGAAGAAGACCTGCCACAACTGTTTCCTCGACTCAGTGCACGATATAAAGATGACTAATACCATTTAGGGGTCAGGGTATCGGGGCCAGAGGTCAGGGAAATACAATTTTTTCAATAATTTAGCTATTTGCTCATACAAGGTCACCATTCCAAAATGGTATAAGTCCGCTTTGACCGACTCAATCACTCGCCAAATCACACCTTGTCAAATTCACACCGCCAGCGTATCTTCTTTGTTGATACAAAGGAGTCTTATCATGAAAATTCAGGTCCAAAAATGGGGCAATAGTCTTGCTCTGCGTATCCCTAAATCGTTTGCCGTTGAAACCAAAATTGATCAAGGAACGATGGTTGAACTTCAACTGATTGATGGCAAAATGGTTATCGAACCAGTTGCCAAAGCTGATTACGCGCTTGATCACTTATTGGCTGGAGTGACGGCGGAAAATCTCCATTCTGAAATTGACTTCGGCTCGCCGGAAGGAAATGAGGTGTGGTGAGCATGAGTTATGTTCCACATCGAGGCGATCTTGTATGGCTCAATTTTGATCCCCAGGCAGGCCACGAACAGGCTGGAAAACGCCCAGCCGTTGTGATTTCTCCGCTAGCCTATAATCAGAAGGTTGGCCTGGCGTTGTTTTGCCCGATTACCAACCAGGTCAAGGGCTACCCATTTGAGGTGGCAATCCCAGGTCATTTAAAGATCAAGGGGGTTGCTTTATCTGACCAGGTGAAGAGTCTTGATTGGAAAGCACGTCGAGTGGAGTTCATTGATCATCTCCCACAAACCACAATGGATGAAATCCTCAATAAAATCAAAACTTTAATTGGGTAATCACCTGCTCTTTTCCAGGCCAGAAAAACACCGCAAAATGTGAAAGTGAGGAAAACGAAAAGATGGTACTGACTGAACCTGAGATCCAACAAGTCATCAGTCAGGTAAAAACTGCGTTCCCAAATCTAACCGATTGGCAATTTAATAATGAAGAGAATGACGAGTACTTTGGATTTTCGATTTGGGCGTGTTATACCCTTGAACCTGAAAAGCTTAGGGCAAGACGTTTCTTTATCACGTTTGATACGTTTGATCTCACCTGGCGTGGGTATTTGAGCGTTGGGAAACCCGTCTATCTCTGGTCCAGCACTGAGGAAGGTGATGCTTTTTTGGTTGATACCGCCCCCTGTCAAACGATAGACGAAGCCATTCGCAAACTGAAAGCTCAAATCACAAACCTGCTCAATATTTTTTGCACCACTTGATTCCATCTCTTCCTCTTTCCATATCGCTATGAAAAACAAGGATTTATCTATCACCACGTTGAAAAAGTACCTGAAAGGTGCTTCGCACGAACAACTTGTCAGTGAAATTGCTGAACTTTTTTCCAGGTTTGAGCCGGTGCGGGATTACTACCAGACCAAACTTGCACCGGAAGATACTTCCACCGTGATAAAGAAGTACAAGGCAATCATCAAAGATGAATTTCTCCCGGCACGTGGGTATGGGGAAGCCAGGCTTTCTGTCGCCAGAAAAGCCGTGATGGACTACAAGAAAATTGGTCCGCCCCCTACGTCACTGGCAGACCTGATGCTGTACTATGTCGAAATTGGAGTTGGGTATACCAATGCCTATGGTGACATTAATGAGGCTTTCTACAACAGCATGGAAACCATGTATTTGAGAGCCGTCGAATTTATCGTGAAACATAATCTTGAAGACGTGTTTGAAGCCCGTTGCGAGCAGATTGTTGAGGATACCCAAAATATTGGATGGGGATTTCACGACACACTCAACGAGATTTACAACGACACCTTCAAATCCTGGTAGTAGACAAGGAGAACACGATGCCGAAAACCCCAAGTAAAGCAATTCGGGGATGGGTATCTTCACCCCCAATCCCAGCCAAATCAAAGATGACCGATGATTTCAAAGTAGAAGTCACCAATGCCTGTGAAAAACTTATCGAGGAACTCAAACCCAAGCACATTAAGGAGCCTCCCGTGGATGCGACCTGGAATTACATCACCAATCTGTATCTTAAATGGCACCAGCGCTATTTATATTTCTGTGCTGAGTATACTTGCCCGTCACCAAATGCGATGGCTCCAACATTTGAAAGTCGTTTTGCCCGCTGGGAATATGTCGGTGACAATCGCT contains the following coding sequences:
- a CDS encoding class I SAM-dependent methyltransferase, which codes for MADSVEKIQSDFNRIAQLTESDPPHPILYQVFLLQQVPKNCAHVLDVGCGTGNFARLLATRAERVTGIDLSPEMIRIARAQQPVLENIEYHCGDFFEFPFETESFDCVVSLATLHHFELQSALTRMKTILKPGGTLIIQDLRTDATLIERMLSVVALGVTTWRNLWYTGQFRQRRESRTAWQEHAQGEQYLTMNEVKELCHTLLPGATGYRHLLWRYSLVWTKPLSQ
- a CDS encoding AbrB/MazE/SpoVT family DNA-binding domain-containing protein — its product is MKIQVQKWGNSLALRIPKSFAVETKIDQGTMVELQLIDGKMVIEPVAKADYALDHLLAGVTAENLHSEIDFGSPEGNEVW
- the mazF gene encoding endoribonuclease MazF, yielding MSYVPHRGDLVWLNFDPQAGHEQAGKRPAVVISPLAYNQKVGLALFCPITNQVKGYPFEVAIPGHLKIKGVALSDQVKSLDWKARRVEFIDHLPQTTMDEILNKIKTLIG
- a CDS encoding exonuclease domain-containing protein, whose amino-acid sequence is MRYVIVDLEATCWENTRRPDRMEIIEIGAVHLASAVGPDTDEFGRFVRPIVEPTLSDFCTQLTSITQAEVDAAETFPTVFADFLDWIGPEPFVLCSWGAYDLGQFRTDCLRHKVPFPETFERHVNLKKEFARVFGIRPCGMAKALAHAGLTLKGTHHRGINDARNIARLAELVLPQLEQTGFIEGL
- a CDS encoding DUF4240 domain-containing protein encodes the protein MERDAFWQLINTVRTEARNDETQFESILIPHLEKLELTDLVEFDYHLRELVAQAYLNQLWGAAYIINGGASGDGFYYFRSWLVMQGKEVYEKALTDPDSLVEVCDQINSDAEAEEVLYAAVNVYREKTDEDFESMIDPGDIGEVWPTDPDWKEEDLPQLFPRLSARYKDD